AAAACAATACATCTACCAGTCATGATTATAGGCAGATAAGGGCTAACGCCAGACTGTTACAGCAACTGACCACAAACGCTGTAAGGAAACCATTGAGCATCACCGTTTTTGAATCGTGCACACACTGTAATTTTCACGAAACACTCATTGTGGTCATAAAAGTCATAAATAATTTGTAGAGAAAACAACATTTAACTGGCTAAATGTTGCTGCGGCTTTGCATTAGAGTATGCCTATTGTATAGCAGCTTGGAGACGCATCAGTGGGCTGCTTTACTAAGACAAAAAAGGTCCTAGGAGTCAGACACCATTAAGAAGCTGAGACGTTCCCATTGAGGGTCAAAAGCAAAAAATCTAACAGCCATTGCACCCCCCCTTGTGTGATGGCTCTGCCATTGTGACCTGATTGTCTAATCATTAACAAAGCCCTTTCCCTCCATGCACCACTATAGATCCATGCACAGGAATCTGTGACAGAGGCCTGCTGGTATGGCTCACGTAGAGCAGGGCCAATCAGAGGGAGAAGGCCCAGGCCGGCGTCTGCATAATCCCATTGTTACCCCAGTGAGCACCATCGCTCAAGCATAATTGGTGGAACCATACCATGCCTCCGGGAGGACATTGATTGTGCCCTGATAATTGTCTCTTTTCGGAGTTGGGCCATCcctatctcttttctctctctttgtcgggGTGGCTATGACTGTGGAGGCCCCTCCGcctttctctccacctccacagcCTCACAAAAACAGCACGAGAGAAACTAAACCATGTCAGGAGAGTGGTAGAATGCACAATGTCTAATagacagataccaacatgagatAAAGCTATAAAATAGCATTTAAAATGAGCCTCTATTACTATGACTCAGACTCCTGCATGAGACAGTCCCTAAAACAGCCAAATACTGTCACCCGGCAGTATAGTGagtttttctctctcactgttgTCACTAAAGACAATTGACACTGTCTCTTGTCATTGTGTAGATAGACTTTAATCTGGTTTACTGACACTGTGACTTGACAAACAGCAACCTTTGTTTCAGTTGCTTGTCTTTTCATGACCTAATTAAACAACCCTCCTCCTTATCTACTTCAAAACAACAAGTGTCATCCTGGGATAGCAGACTGATGGCTGGGTCCTATCTCCGTTCTTACAGAATGGTAAGTGTTGACTCTACTGTTGATGACAAGGCATCACAGTGGTTTAAAGGGACAGTGCTTTCTGTCGACTGAAAGGTTCTACGGAAATGTTTGCGGAGTGTTTTTACCCATGTACTATGCATAATGATGTAGATTTTAGGGTTATTTTCGGTGCGCATCACCAAATGTCAGGTAGGGAGGGACAGAGTCAGAACGAGGCTTACATTCAGGCATCAGtagacatacagatgtaggatcttaatttgagccagtttgctagaGCATGGTTATTTTCGGTGCGCATCACCAAATGTCAGGTAGGGAGGGACAGAGTCAGAACGAGGCCTACATTCAGGCATAAGTAGacatacagatgtagaatcttaatttgagccagtttgctagagcaggaaaataatcctgcagcaactggAAATTATGTGGATTTGAATTAATGATAGGTAGGGTTTGATATTTTTTTGTAAggaaaaatcaagtctgaaatttcagtggccttttaaacctcaaatacaccatGAGTTGTAAATGGGATACCTGCATTGCCGGAAAGTTATccagcaacagggtgatcaaatgaaaaTCCTACATCTGTGTTGAACAAAATGCCAAATGATTTAAGTTTCAGTTCAAAGTGTTGGGGTTTGTAAGCTTTTCCCATCCTTTGTAAACATTTGCCCTTCTTGAATTTGCCTACACTATCTTTCAAATGTTTGAGTATGCTCTCCCACCCACTGTGAACCTAATAACCCTGTCTAGTTGGACTTTTCTACAATGTCTCTGGTAGAATGTGTTCTGTTCTGTGCATAAGGTTTATAAAAAGAGCACATGAGCCTGTAATAAGCATCAGTCCACAGGGTTTGGTTAGTTATGGAGCATACTGCATTTCATACAACCACCTCTGTTATCTGCCATACTGGCGAACCCCATCCTCCCCACTTTACTCAAAATACAATACAGTTTGACAGCAGGGCCTTTGAGTTAAGGGTGGGGCCCTTGTTGTGGTTTGTGCTTGTGTTATGAGCCATTTACAACTGAATACCTTAAATAACATCATAATTGAAGGGCTTTGTagatttcctctctcctccagacaTGATTTCATATCCAAATCTGGGCCTTTGACATGCCAAACATGCCACAAAATACATCCCCATATTATATTAGACCATAAATACCCAATGGGTCAAAGAGGTGAACGTTTGCTCACCCTTGCGTACAGCAGCAGTCATAtccaataaaaacaaacaaataagtgCAATTATAATTTATATTGATGCTTCACTTTCCCATGACTTGCAACCACAAGAGAGAGGCATATAATGAATTCATAAATGGCATATACAGTCAATATATTTAGACAAATGAAGTATAGCCTATAGGAGGCCTATAGGTTAAAGTGTTGTATATCAACTTCGACATATTTGTTTCAGCATGAGAATATCGACGTGaatgggggggagggagggggggagaagcCTAGTACTACAACTCAAGAGGCATCCCCTCCACGCAAGGCACGCCTTGTCACCAAAATGTGGGTGGAGCTAGGCTTCTCAACTATTTATTTGGGATTCCAACAGATGGCTGAGAAACTTCAGAAGCGCTTGATTAGAGCGTCTTCCTGCCTCAACACAGAACACactctactgtgaagtgggataACCTGACTGAGGCATCAGTACAATGCCATCCGACTTCCTAGCGCCGTTCTTGGAACTGGAGGATGAGTTCTGCAAGGTAAGAAGACGTTTTTATATGTTTATTAATACATCAGGCTATATAGCACATGTCTGAAAGTTATACGTTTTATTTAAACTGGTAAATAATACACTATCAAATATAGCATTTAATAATTGTACCTTGGATTTGTATGTGTGCCTTTTTATCAACGTTTTGGCTAAAAAGAAAAGGCTTCAAACTTTCTGATTGACGTGCATAACGGTTTCCATCTGTCGTTCATTCCTTGTCGAACCAAGCGCACTTTAGCCAACTTTTGGAACTTGACATGGGCTATTGTGTTTGCTTGCTGTTTACTGTTGATTTGGTTCAGCATATATTTACATTGTATTAGCTTGACCATGGCTTGAATCCCCGGTATTGGAATGTGACTTTATTATTCTCTTGTGTGATAGAATTTCCGTGGTCTGGACATGCCAGATGGCGCACCAGCCACCACGCAGATGCAGCGCGTCGTTGGATTTCAGCGCAGACACTCACTATGCCCGGTTACCCTACCCAACTCAAAGTTCAACAGCGGCAGTGTGGACCCAATCGGCGAGCCAGCCTGCTGGGCCCTTACTAACACTGCTAACCAGCAGTGGAGCCTGAAACACCAGCAACAGTTGCCCCGCTCTTCTCTCAACCACATCCCATTCCGTGTGGACCGTTCAGTCAGCATGATAGAGGGCCATGTTGGCAGCCTCGGGTACAGCGAGCAGCATctccccaccacccctcctctgaTGCCCCCACCAGGCCTAAGTATCAGCACCAGCTGCCTGACATCTCCAAAGTCACtcgccccctcccctcccatctccaccCGGTACAAAACCGAAATGTGCCGCACTTACGAGGAGAGTGGCACATGCAAATACGGAGCCAAGTGTCAGTTTGCCCACGGCACGGATGAGCAGCGTGACTTGAGCAGGCACCCAAAGTACAAAACCGAGCCTTGCCGCACGTTCCACACCATTGGCTTCTGCCCCTATGGCGCCCGCTGTCACTTCATCCATAATGCGGACGAGCAGCTCGGGCCCGATGGCGGAGCGCCACCTCAGCGACAGAAGATGAGAGAACGCCCACAGCTGCTGCGTCACAGCATTAGTTTCGCTGGCTTCTCCTCTCCCCAAGCGCTGACCGAATTCCAACCCGTTCCAGAGACCATGCTGTTCTCCAGGGCTTCCTCAGTATCATCCCCGCCCTCCACAGGTAGCCCAGAACTGCTGTCCCCATTGTTTCCAGAACCTGCTACACTAAAGCACAACTATCCGTTCTCATCTGACTTCGGAAACGATCAGATTAATAACAACCCTCACTTTTACGCCATCACTGACTCAAAGTTCCAAACAGTCTGTGCGCAAAAGTCAGCTGCACATAACTCTCACCGCAATGCCTTCTCATTCACCGGCCTGCCTGCCATGCAGCGGTGTGCTTCACCGGACTCTCTTTCTGACCAGGAAGGCTATACCAGCTCCAGTAGCCTGAGTGGTTGTGAGTCCCCTGGCCTTGAGGGCAGACGTCTCCCCATCTTTAGTCGCCTCTCTGTCTCAGATGACTAAACTTTAAACTGGCATTCTCATCCAAACAGAGGAATTCTGCTCAGTGTTGTAAAGCTAGCcgacatatatatttttttaaaatatcaTAACGTCCATGTATACTGTTGTATACCCGTTTTAGCTACTATGGGTGCCTCAACTAGCTTTACAGTATCCGTGGTGTCTTTGCTGAGAGAGTTCTGTTGGGGAATTTATTTGTACCCATTtcgaaaaaaaaacatgtcagtaATGATACTTTTGGGCTTGGCAGAAGGACAAACCTACTGTGCACAAGTGTGCTTTTTTTTACAACTTCAACAGTTCTCCTTATAGCCTTGCCCTTTAGAGTGTAACCAAAGCTGAACATAGTATCTTGTCTTGTAGGCAGAGTAAATGTTGAAATGTATCCaaaaatgtagctaggcctactgtaaacaAAATGTAGCCTTTAGTAAAGGCAACTAATTGACAGTATTATCAGGTAGTCTAACTAtagggctttttttttttttgagatgtatttattttgtatgtTTTACAGAGTTTGTTTATAATTGTGTTGTGCATTTGTATATGGTGCAGAAGAACATGCTTTACTCTTCGCTTTGTTTGAGCTATCATGTAGCTTTAGAACTTTGAATTGCTTGAGTGTGGACACTACCAGAGCCATGTCCACCAGCATCGCGTTATGCCAGTGAGAAGGCAATACTAGTGTTACAAGTTACCTTGTTCAATCAGTAAATAGATGTATTGCCCTCACCGGTCATAGTTAGATGCTACAGGATATATTTTATGTGTTCTAACACAACAAGTGCATTTCAGCGTTTAGTTTGGGTTCAACGTTTCACCATTCAAGTTCAAGTtttaaaaaaacaactgaaaCATTCATCCATTTTTGCTTACTCAATGAGACAGGATTCTCATACACACTTTTGTGACTGTTTCTATAATATTAAAACGTGATTTGTGGTGTTACGTGAGGTCATTAAAAAAAAACGAGCTGGCGCactcacaaaaaaaaaatgtttgtgtggaggtgctgactaacggcgaatgaactatcaaaataaagtcgCACGCTCCGAGCAATtgaatgggtatttaccaacgctttggcatcactgtgccttcctcgg
This genomic interval from Oncorhynchus clarkii lewisi isolate Uvic-CL-2024 chromosome 27, UVic_Ocla_1.0, whole genome shotgun sequence contains the following:
- the LOC139385920 gene encoding mRNA decay activator protein ZFP36L1-like gives rise to the protein MPSDFLAPFLELEDEFCKNFRGLDMPDGAPATTQMQRVVGFQRRHSLCPVTLPNSKFNSGSVDPIGEPACWALTNTANQQWSLKHQQQLPRSSLNHIPFRVDRSVSMIEGHVGSLGYSEQHLPTTPPLMPPPGLSISTSCLTSPKSLAPSPPISTRYKTEMCRTYEESGTCKYGAKCQFAHGTDEQRDLSRHPKYKTEPCRTFHTIGFCPYGARCHFIHNADEQLGPDGGAPPQRQKMRERPQLLRHSISFAGFSSPQALTEFQPVPETMLFSRASSVSSPPSTGSPELLSPLFPEPATLKHNYPFSSDFGNDQINNNPHFYAITDSKFQTVCAQKSAAHNSHRNAFSFTGLPAMQRCASPDSLSDQEGYTSSSSLSGCESPGLEGRRLPIFSRLSVSDD